In a genomic window of Thermosynechococcus sp. CL-1:
- the pstA gene encoding phosphate ABC transporter permease PstA: MTEISNRPSAAEIQLGKVWTSARNLFGLLMTGVTGLFAVIAVIPLAAIVINVASQGLLRINLDLFTKLPPPPGLGGGGLGNAIVGTLIVLAVAMAISVPIGVLGAVWLSEFGRGSKIAYWVRFSANVLSGVPAIIAGLFSYTIVVMTMGTFSAFAGGVALAVVMLPIVMRTTEEGLVLVPEEVRLAALGLGATRFETVSRVVLPAALPSIATAVTLAVARAGGEAAPLLFTALNNNFWSTDLFRPISTLSVQVYFFAIIPYKPQQELAWAGALVLLSIILLVSIVSRLLTRKKRY; this comes from the coding sequence ATGACAGAGATCAGTAACCGCCCTTCTGCCGCAGAGATTCAACTAGGCAAGGTCTGGACTTCGGCACGAAACCTCTTTGGTCTGTTGATGACAGGTGTGACGGGACTGTTTGCTGTCATTGCGGTGATTCCCTTGGCAGCCATTGTCATCAATGTGGCGTCCCAAGGACTGCTTCGGATCAACTTAGATCTGTTTACAAAACTCCCACCGCCGCCGGGTCTGGGTGGGGGGGGCTTAGGTAATGCCATCGTTGGTACGTTAATTGTGCTTGCTGTTGCCATGGCGATTAGTGTTCCCATTGGGGTTTTGGGAGCCGTCTGGCTGTCGGAATTTGGGCGCGGCAGCAAAATTGCCTATTGGGTGCGGTTTTCGGCGAACGTTCTCAGCGGGGTGCCCGCTATTATCGCGGGTTTATTTTCCTACACGATTGTGGTCATGACCATGGGCACCTTTAGTGCTTTTGCCGGTGGGGTTGCCCTTGCAGTGGTCATGCTGCCCATTGTGATGCGAACCACAGAGGAGGGGTTAGTCCTCGTTCCTGAAGAGGTTCGTCTGGCGGCATTGGGGTTGGGGGCGACTCGTTTTGAAACCGTCAGTCGAGTGGTGCTTCCTGCGGCGCTACCCTCTATTGCTACTGCGGTGACTCTAGCGGTGGCACGGGCGGGGGGTGAGGCGGCTCCTCTCCTCTTTACAGCACTGAATAATAACTTCTGGTCAACGGATCTGTTTCGCCCCATTTCCACGCTTTCGGTACAGGTTTATTTCTTTGCCATCATTCCCTACAAACCCCAGCAGGAACTGGCATGGGCAGGCGCGTTGGTGTTGCTGAGCATCATCTTGCTCGTCAGTATTGTCTCGCGTCTGCTTACCCGTAAGAAACGCTACTAA
- the pstB gene encoding phosphate ABC transporter ATP-binding protein PstB, with protein sequence MTTHPKPTPKVVLQVQNASIFYGSFRAVRDVTMDIYANEVTALIGPSGCGKSTLLRCFNRMNDLVPGARVEGKITYHGKDLYAKEVDPVEVRRRIGMVFQKPNPFPKSIYDNVAFGARVNKYKGDLGELVETALRQAALWDEVKDKLKESGLSLSGGQQQRLCIARAIATKPEVILMDEPCSALDPISTLKVEELIHELKQNYTIIIVTHNMQQATRVSDRTAFFNAEATERGNRVGYLVEYDYTSVVFNNPKEQATMDYVSGRFG encoded by the coding sequence ATGACGACTCATCCTAAACCCACTCCCAAAGTCGTTCTCCAAGTCCAAAATGCCTCGATTTTTTATGGCTCATTTCGGGCAGTGCGGGATGTAACGATGGACATCTATGCCAATGAAGTGACGGCTCTCATTGGCCCATCGGGTTGTGGTAAAAGCACACTACTGCGCTGTTTTAACCGCATGAATGACCTAGTGCCAGGTGCTCGGGTAGAGGGCAAGATTACCTACCACGGCAAGGATCTCTACGCCAAGGAGGTGGATCCAGTAGAAGTGCGGCGGCGTATTGGCATGGTGTTCCAAAAGCCCAATCCCTTTCCGAAATCAATTTATGACAATGTGGCCTTTGGAGCGCGGGTCAATAAGTATAAGGGGGATTTGGGTGAGCTAGTGGAAACGGCGCTACGGCAGGCGGCTCTTTGGGATGAGGTGAAGGACAAGCTCAAAGAAAGTGGTCTATCGCTCTCTGGCGGACAACAGCAACGGCTATGTATTGCGCGGGCGATCGCCACCAAGCCCGAGGTCATCCTCATGGATGAGCCCTGTTCTGCCCTTGACCCCATTTCTACCCTCAAGGTGGAAGAACTAATCCATGAATTGAAGCAGAACTACACAATTATCATCGTGACCCACAATATGCAGCAGGCAACTCGAGTCAGCGATCGCACCGCCTTCTTTAATGCCGAGGCCACTGAACGGGGCAACCGGGTGGGCTACCTTGTTGAGTATGATTACACTAGCGTCGTCTTCAATAACCCCAAAGAGCAAGCCACGATGGATTATGTCAGTGGCCGCTTTGGTTAA